The DNA sequence GTTATCATAACTGTAAACCCCTGCAGAATGAGCCAAGTGGAAAAGTTGACTGGCCAAATTCTCGTGATCGGCGCAGGAGGTCAAATCGGAAGCGATCTGACTGATAAGCTTAGGTCACAGTATGGAGCTGAACGCGTGATTGCTGCGGATATTCGGCCATTGCCCAATACAGATGGGCCTACCATTGTTCTGGATGTATTGGATCGTGAGGCTCTTCGCCAAGCGGTCTCTGAGTATAAGATAGAAGTTGTATACAACCTAGCCGCGATCCTGTCCGCCAAAGGCGAGCAAAATCCTGAATTGGCATGGAAAATCAATATGGATGGGTTGCTGAATACGTTGGAGGTCGCCCGGGAGGGAGGCTTCTCTAAGTTGTTTTGGCCAAGTTCTATCGCTGTTTTTGGTCCCAATTCACCTCGCCAAGATACCCCCCAATATTGTGTGATGGACCCAACCACCGTATATGGAATCTCCAAACTTGCCGGTGAGCGTTGGTGTGAATATTATTTCAACCGATATGGAGTGGACGTACGGAGCCTTCGTTATCCGGGGCTTATCAGCTATAGCGCAATGCCTGGAGGAGGTACCACTGACTACGCAGTGGATATATTCCACCAAGCCTTGAAAACGGGAAGCTATACCAGCTTTTTGAAGGAAGGCACAGCATTGCCAATGATGTATATGCCGGATGCGATTGATGCAACCATCCAATTGATGGAGGCAGATGCGGAAAGAATCTCTATAAGGAGCGCCTACAATTTGGGAGGAATGAGTTTTACGCCTGAAGTTCTCGCTGCAGAGGTCAAGAAGTCTATCCCTGGATTTCAGATGAGTTATGCGCCAGACTTCAGACAGGATATCGCAGATTCTTGGCCACAAAAAATAGACGACTCTCAAGCACAGACAGATTGGGATTGGGAAATGTCCTACGACCTAGCTACGATGACTAAGGATATGATACATCATGTCCAACAACGATATCACCCTGAACTGCAGAAGTAGTTTCCGGTATTTTTGACCAGTTTTGGTTTTTGGTGAATAAACCAAAGGCAGAATAACAAACAAGCCCTGAATGTGTGAGCATTCGGGGCTTTTTGGTTGACCTCTGTAGGGTAAAGCGTTTTAGGGCGTATTGTGTCAGACGTGCTCAAGATGGTCATTTATAGGGATAAAGCACAACCGTATTTCCACTCGTTATGGTTGGGGTCTAATAAGTATTTATACCTATTTGATGGTGAAAATACCCCTGATTAACTCTGCGTCCATGCTGAATAGTGGGATTAGGATTACTTTTATTGCATAAACTATTCGGATTGTCCAGTAGACTTCCCTTGCATATTGATCCTCGTATTTCATTGACAAGAAGCGATTTCGGGTTGCATTTGTGCTCGGAAGGTTGGGAAAATAAGCATGATTAACACTGAACCTACATCCATTCATTGGCTGGCTTTGCTTCATATCTTGGTGCTTTGGTCCCCTGTAATAATTGGGGGATGGAGATTAAGGCGACTAGATTGGACTTGGAGAAGTCTGTGGGGCTGGTGTGTATTAATCGCATGGATGGCCACTATGTCTTTTGTGTTTGGTCGTGGATTGGAGCTCGAGTGGATGTGGATAGGTGAGGCACTTGGATTAGATGTCACCATTTCTGCGGGGATTCTAGGGCTCGTGGTGTGTTCCCTTA is a window from the Pontibacter sp. G13 genome containing:
- a CDS encoding NAD-dependent epimerase/dehydratase family protein → MSQVEKLTGQILVIGAGGQIGSDLTDKLRSQYGAERVIAADIRPLPNTDGPTIVLDVLDREALRQAVSEYKIEVVYNLAAILSAKGEQNPELAWKINMDGLLNTLEVAREGGFSKLFWPSSIAVFGPNSPRQDTPQYCVMDPTTVYGISKLAGERWCEYYFNRYGVDVRSLRYPGLISYSAMPGGGTTDYAVDIFHQALKTGSYTSFLKEGTALPMMYMPDAIDATIQLMEADAERISIRSAYNLGGMSFTPEVLAAEVKKSIPGFQMSYAPDFRQDIADSWPQKIDDSQAQTDWDWEMSYDLATMTKDMIHHVQQRYHPELQK